Proteins found in one Magnolia sinica isolate HGM2019 chromosome 5, MsV1, whole genome shotgun sequence genomic segment:
- the LOC131246230 gene encoding uncharacterized protein LOC131246230 isoform X4, translated as MGKRKLDKTASSDLVSPNPACEQTISRIITRKVARELGFEVPSLRWFDTFRCHKQSKRGGKTKPTNSKKKKMDTNMFESYLEHLWRNISEDKRSSCTYLDCLWFSLYKKGSDKTKVLMWIRRKDIFSRTYVFVPIVCWHHWSLLILCHFGGDMQSKTRTPCMLLLDSLEMANPKRLEPYIRKFVLDIYRSEGREEREKLISRIPLLVPKVKEVCLINGTTTAAKFTNLICS; from the exons CATGCGAACAAACAATATCTAGGATAATAACCAGGAAAGTAGCTCGAGAGCTGGGCTTTGAGGTACCCTCTTTGCGTTGGTTTGATACCTTCCGTTGCCACAAGCAGTCAAAGAGGGGTGGAAAAACCAAGCCTACAAATTCCAAGAAAAAGAAGATGGACACCAACATGTTTGAGTCTTACTTGGA GCATTTGTGGAGGAATATCTCAGAGGATAAGAGGAGCTCCTGTACATATCTTGATTGCTTATGGTTTTCTTTGTATAAGAAAGGGTCAGATAAAACAAAGGTGCTGATGTGGATAAGGAGGAAAGACATTTTCTCAAGGACATATGTTTTTGTTCCCATTGTTTGTTG GCACCATTGGAGCCTTTTAATTTTGTGTCATTTCGGAGGAGATATGCAATCGAAAACAAGAACACCATGCATGTTGCTGTTAGATTCACTTGAAATGGCGAATCCGAAGCGGCTTGAACCCTATATAAGAAA GTTTGTGTTGGACATTTATAGATCAGAaggtagagaagagagagaaaagttgATCTCAAGGATCCCTCTTCTGGTGCCTAAG GTGAAAGAAGTATGTTTGATCAATGGAACTACCACAGCAGCCAAGTTTACCAATCTTATTTGCTCTTGA
- the LOC131246230 gene encoding probable ubiquitin-like-specific protease 2A isoform X2: MGKRKLDKTASSDLVSPNPACEQTISRIITRKVARELGFEVPSLRWFDTFRCHKQSKRGGKTKPTNSKKKKMDTNMFESYLEHLWRNISEDKRSSCTYLDCLWFSLYKKGSDKTKVLMWIRRKDIFSRTYVFVPIVCWHHWSLLILCHFGGDMQSKTRTPCMLLLDSLEMANPKRLEPYIRKFVLDIYRSEGREEREKLISRIPLLVPKVPQQRNGEECGVFVLYFIKLFLQSAPENFSIFDGYPYFMKENWFDFKGLEKFRRQIYPCGW; the protein is encoded by the exons CATGCGAACAAACAATATCTAGGATAATAACCAGGAAAGTAGCTCGAGAGCTGGGCTTTGAGGTACCCTCTTTGCGTTGGTTTGATACCTTCCGTTGCCACAAGCAGTCAAAGAGGGGTGGAAAAACCAAGCCTACAAATTCCAAGAAAAAGAAGATGGACACCAACATGTTTGAGTCTTACTTGGA GCATTTGTGGAGGAATATCTCAGAGGATAAGAGGAGCTCCTGTACATATCTTGATTGCTTATGGTTTTCTTTGTATAAGAAAGGGTCAGATAAAACAAAGGTGCTGATGTGGATAAGGAGGAAAGACATTTTCTCAAGGACATATGTTTTTGTTCCCATTGTTTGTTG GCACCATTGGAGCCTTTTAATTTTGTGTCATTTCGGAGGAGATATGCAATCGAAAACAAGAACACCATGCATGTTGCTGTTAGATTCACTTGAAATGGCGAATCCGAAGCGGCTTGAACCCTATATAAGAAA GTTTGTGTTGGACATTTATAGATCAGAaggtagagaagagagagaaaagttgATCTCAAGGATCCCTCTTCTGGTGCCTAAG GTGCCCCAGCAGAGAAATGGCGAGGAGTGTGGTGTTTTTGTTCTTTACTTTATAAAATTATTTCTTCAGAGTGCTCCCGAAAATTTTAGCATTTTTGACGGCTACCCTTACTTT ATGAAAGAAAACTGGTTTGATTTTAAAGGCCTTGAAAAGTTCCGCAGGCAAATCTATCCATGCGGCTG GTGA
- the LOC131246230 gene encoding probable ubiquitin-like-specific protease 2A isoform X1, which produces MGKRKLDKTASSDLVSPNPACEQTISRIITRKVARELGFEVPSLRWFDTFRCHKQSKRGGKTKPTNSKKKKMDTNMFESYLEHLWRNISEDKRSSCTYLDCLWFSLYKKGSDKTKVLMWIRRKDIFSRTYVFVPIVCWHHWSLLILCHFGGDMQSKTRTPCMLLLDSLEMANPKRLEPYIRKFVLDIYRSEGREEREKLISRIPLLVPKVPQQRNGEECGVFVLYFIKLFLQSAPENFSIFDGYPYFFQMKENWFDFKGLEKFRRQIYPCGW; this is translated from the exons CATGCGAACAAACAATATCTAGGATAATAACCAGGAAAGTAGCTCGAGAGCTGGGCTTTGAGGTACCCTCTTTGCGTTGGTTTGATACCTTCCGTTGCCACAAGCAGTCAAAGAGGGGTGGAAAAACCAAGCCTACAAATTCCAAGAAAAAGAAGATGGACACCAACATGTTTGAGTCTTACTTGGA GCATTTGTGGAGGAATATCTCAGAGGATAAGAGGAGCTCCTGTACATATCTTGATTGCTTATGGTTTTCTTTGTATAAGAAAGGGTCAGATAAAACAAAGGTGCTGATGTGGATAAGGAGGAAAGACATTTTCTCAAGGACATATGTTTTTGTTCCCATTGTTTGTTG GCACCATTGGAGCCTTTTAATTTTGTGTCATTTCGGAGGAGATATGCAATCGAAAACAAGAACACCATGCATGTTGCTGTTAGATTCACTTGAAATGGCGAATCCGAAGCGGCTTGAACCCTATATAAGAAA GTTTGTGTTGGACATTTATAGATCAGAaggtagagaagagagagaaaagttgATCTCAAGGATCCCTCTTCTGGTGCCTAAG GTGCCCCAGCAGAGAAATGGCGAGGAGTGTGGTGTTTTTGTTCTTTACTTTATAAAATTATTTCTTCAGAGTGCTCCCGAAAATTTTAGCATTTTTGACGGCTACCCTTACTTT TTTCAGATGAAAGAAAACTGGTTTGATTTTAAAGGCCTTGAAAAGTTCCGCAGGCAAATCTATCCATGCGGCTG GTGA
- the LOC131246230 gene encoding probable ubiquitin-like-specific protease 2A isoform X3 — MGKRKLDKTASSDLVSPNPACEQTISRIITRKVARELGFEVPSLRWFDTFRCHKQSKRGGKTKPTNSKKKKMDTNMFESYLEHLWRNISEDKRSSCTYLDCLWFSLYKKGSDKTKVLMWIRRKDIFSRTYVFVPIVCWHHWSLLILCHFGGDMQSKTRTPCMLLLDSLEMANPKRLEPYIRKFVLDIYRSEGREEREKLISRIPLLVPKVPQQRNGEECGVFVLYFIKLFLQSAPENFSIFDGYPYFVKEVCLINGTTTAAKFTNLICS, encoded by the exons CATGCGAACAAACAATATCTAGGATAATAACCAGGAAAGTAGCTCGAGAGCTGGGCTTTGAGGTACCCTCTTTGCGTTGGTTTGATACCTTCCGTTGCCACAAGCAGTCAAAGAGGGGTGGAAAAACCAAGCCTACAAATTCCAAGAAAAAGAAGATGGACACCAACATGTTTGAGTCTTACTTGGA GCATTTGTGGAGGAATATCTCAGAGGATAAGAGGAGCTCCTGTACATATCTTGATTGCTTATGGTTTTCTTTGTATAAGAAAGGGTCAGATAAAACAAAGGTGCTGATGTGGATAAGGAGGAAAGACATTTTCTCAAGGACATATGTTTTTGTTCCCATTGTTTGTTG GCACCATTGGAGCCTTTTAATTTTGTGTCATTTCGGAGGAGATATGCAATCGAAAACAAGAACACCATGCATGTTGCTGTTAGATTCACTTGAAATGGCGAATCCGAAGCGGCTTGAACCCTATATAAGAAA GTTTGTGTTGGACATTTATAGATCAGAaggtagagaagagagagaaaagttgATCTCAAGGATCCCTCTTCTGGTGCCTAAG GTGCCCCAGCAGAGAAATGGCGAGGAGTGTGGTGTTTTTGTTCTTTACTTTATAAAATTATTTCTTCAGAGTGCTCCCGAAAATTTTAGCATTTTTGACGGCTACCCTTACTTT GTGAAAGAAGTATGTTTGATCAATGGAACTACCACAGCAGCCAAGTTTACCAATCTTATTTGCTCTTGA